A stretch of the Aphis gossypii isolate Hap1 chromosome 2, ASM2018417v2, whole genome shotgun sequence genome encodes the following:
- the LOC114131751 gene encoding uncharacterized protein LOC114131751: MTTRRKLLLLTVTFLAFYGTAGAQPRGSAGSSGPAVRSICDICACAPDNVRPVTVNCTCTKTKLLIVRDEDAALLSSVQDLTLASCGFVSLPSSGLSASTSLARVTVRDMKLFHYTAGLFPALESLTVENVDELVLDGFGTANRTLRHLTLRRTAVVKLVKGTVTTAAPLRRVLFDRVDVDEIESGALDMSFVGDGDSGQLAAADGFTVVNSTIKSVQSSGVAVRSGAVRILNSTLDNLASGAVVVDDARRGVRLSGNRLGLMVGDSLSAMQWDGGDASVRVDGNEFRALPADMQLLRSERPADFVANYVDNVDLGPFLFGLGPAVRAAGNLFTCDCDPRRISVLKLNKVFPGLLQPDVDTRFAGLLADNYCRQPANTTLAGYRDLLVREIVCEGANVTAVQPSPESPTGHPQPSGGDTAAQNRGNAVATAAAYASAAAVVTSFLLRTVIC, from the exons ATGACGACGCGTCGTAAGCTTTTGCTGTTGACGGTGACGTTTTTGGCCTTTTACGGTACCGCCGGAGCGCAACCGCGCGGCTCCGCCGGGTCGTCCGGTCCGGCCGTCCGGAGCATTTGCGACATTTGCGCGTGCGCTCCCGACAACGTCCGGCCCGTGACGGTCAACTGCACGTGCACGAAGACAAAA TTGCTCATCGTCCGGGACGAGGACGCCGCTCTGCTGTCGTCCGTCCAGGACCTGACGCTGGCCAGTTGCGGTTTCGTGTCGCTGCCGTCGTCCGGGCTGTCCGCCTCGACGTCGCTGGCCCGCGTCACCGTGCGCGACATGAAACTGTTCCACTACACGGCCGGCCTGTTCCCGGCGCTGGAGAGCTTGACCGTCGAGAACGTCGACGAGCTGGTGCTGGACGGCTTCGGGACGGCCAACCGGACGCTCCGCCATCTGACGCTCCGCCGCACCGCCGTGGTCAAGCTGGTCAAGGGCACGGTGACGACGGCCGCGCCGCTGCGCCGGGTCCTGTTCGACCGGGTGGACGTGGACGAGATCGAGTCCGGTGCGCTGGACATGTCGTTCGTCGGCGACGGCGACAGCGGACAGCTGGCGGCCGCCGACGGATTCACGGTCGTCAATTCTACG ATCAAGTCGGTGCAGTCGAGCGGCGTGGCCGTCCGGTCCGGCGCCGTCAGGATACTGAACAGCACGCTGGACAATTTGGCGTCGGGCGCGGTGGTGGTGGACGACGCGCGTAGAGGCGTCAGGCTGTCCGGCAACCGTCTGGGCTTGATGGTCGGCGACAGCCTGTCGGCCATGCAGTGGGACGGCGGCGACGCGTCCGTGCGCGTGGACGGAAACGAGTTCCGCGCGCTTCCGGCCGACATGCAGCTGCTCCGGTCCGAGCGGCCGGCCGACTTCGTGGCCAACTACGTGGACAACGTGGACCTGGGCCCGTTCCTGTTCGGGCTGGGGCCCGCCGTCCGGGCGGCCGGCAACCTGTTCACGTGCGACTGCGACCCGCGGCGCATCAGCGTGCTCAAGCTCAACAAGGTGTTCCCGGGCCTGCTGCAGCCGGACGTGGACACCCGGTTCGCCGGTCTGCTGGCCGACAACTACTGCCGGCAACCGGCCAACACCACGCTGGCCGGTTACAGGGACCTGCTGGTCAGGGAGATCGTGTGCGAGGGCGCCAACGTGACCGCGGTCCAGCCGTCGCCGGAATCGCCGACGGGCCATCCGCAACCGTCCGGCGGCGACACCGCTGCCCAGAACCGCGGTAACGCGGTCGCCACTGCCGCCGCGTACGCGAGCGCGGCCGCCGTCGTCACTTCGTTCCTGTTGCGTACCGTCATCTGCTAA